A genomic window from Klebsiella quasipneumoniae subsp. quasipneumoniae includes:
- a CDS encoding purine-cytosine permease family protein, whose translation MSSLDLNPELPATARTSGSRETLEDYTLRYAPLSFRRWGPGVVAVTALGGIAYLADFSIGASIGMAWGTSNAIYSILVAALVIFLTGIPLAITAARYNIDLDLITRSAGFGYFGSVITSIIFAGFTFIFFALEGSIMAQGLLVGLGIPLWMGYLIATLMVLPLVVYGMKALTRLQVWTTPLWLVLMVVPVVWLIVKDPQLVDGFLHFAGKNSASTVDITAIMLGAGVCLSLIMQIGEQIDYLRFMPPKTAENRKAWWLAVFSAGPGWVVLGAIKQIIGAFLGFYLLTRFPTVHNTEPVQQFVSVFDNLVPGWLALTLAVVLVVISQIKINVTNAYSGSLAWTSAWTRTTKRYPGRIIFVVVNLAIALALMEGDMFSALSWILGFYSNFAIAWVVVVATDITFNKGLLKLAPAQPEYRRGMIYNVNPVGVVSFGLAAGLSICAFFGLLGATLAPFSPLIALVVAFVMTPLMGILTRGRYYIKQRDDGIAEPRYDAAGNASTTVYQCVSCEEEYERPDVMHSHKHKGAICSLCKSME comes from the coding sequence ATGTCATCACTGGATCTCAACCCTGAATTACCCGCGACCGCGCGGACTTCCGGCTCCCGGGAAACCTTAGAAGATTACACCTTACGTTACGCCCCGCTGAGCTTCCGCCGCTGGGGACCGGGCGTCGTCGCGGTCACGGCGCTGGGCGGCATCGCCTATCTGGCGGACTTTTCCATCGGCGCCAGCATCGGTATGGCCTGGGGCACCAGCAACGCCATCTATTCGATCCTGGTGGCGGCGCTGGTGATCTTCCTCACCGGCATTCCGTTGGCGATCACCGCCGCGCGCTACAACATTGACCTTGACCTGATCACCCGCAGCGCCGGCTTCGGCTATTTCGGCTCGGTGATCACCAGCATTATTTTTGCTGGCTTCACCTTTATCTTCTTCGCCCTCGAAGGCTCGATCATGGCCCAGGGGCTGCTGGTGGGCCTCGGGATCCCACTGTGGATGGGGTATCTGATCGCCACCCTGATGGTGCTCCCGCTGGTGGTCTATGGCATGAAAGCCCTGACCCGCCTGCAGGTGTGGACCACTCCGCTGTGGCTGGTGCTGATGGTGGTGCCGGTGGTGTGGCTGATTGTCAAAGATCCGCAGCTGGTGGACGGCTTCCTGCATTTCGCCGGTAAAAACAGCGCGTCGACGGTGGATATCACCGCCATCATGCTCGGCGCCGGGGTATGCCTGTCGCTGATCATGCAGATTGGCGAGCAAATTGATTACCTGCGCTTTATGCCGCCTAAAACCGCTGAGAACCGTAAAGCCTGGTGGCTGGCGGTCTTTTCCGCCGGCCCGGGCTGGGTGGTGCTAGGCGCGATCAAACAGATTATCGGCGCTTTCCTCGGCTTCTATCTGTTGACCCGTTTCCCGACGGTACACAATACCGAACCGGTGCAGCAGTTCGTCAGCGTCTTCGATAACCTGGTGCCCGGCTGGCTGGCTCTGACGCTGGCGGTGGTGCTGGTGGTGATCTCGCAGATCAAAATTAACGTCACCAATGCCTATTCCGGCTCGCTGGCGTGGACCAGCGCCTGGACCCGCACCACCAAACGCTATCCGGGGCGGATTATTTTTGTGGTGGTCAACCTGGCGATTGCCCTGGCGCTGATGGAAGGCGATATGTTCAGCGCCCTGTCGTGGATCCTCGGCTTTTACTCCAACTTCGCCATCGCCTGGGTCGTGGTGGTGGCGACCGACATCACCTTTAATAAAGGCTTGCTCAAGCTGGCGCCGGCGCAGCCGGAGTATCGTCGCGGCATGATCTACAACGTGAACCCGGTGGGCGTAGTCTCCTTTGGCCTGGCCGCCGGGCTGTCGATCTGCGCCTTCTTCGGCCTGCTGGGGGCGACGCTGGCGCCCTTCTCGCCGCTGATTGCGCTGGTCGTCGCCTTTGTCATGACCCCGCTGATGGGGATCCTCACCCGCGGGCGCTACTACATTAAGCAGAGAGATGACGGGATCGCCGAACCGCGCTATGACGCGGCGGGGAACGCCTCGACCACCGTATATCAATGCGTTAGCTGTGAGGAAGAGTACGAGCGCCCGGACGTGATGCACTCGCATAAGCATAAGGGCGCCATCTGCTCGCTGTGTAAAAGTATGGAGTAG
- the ureC gene encoding urease subunit alpha, giving the protein MSNISRQAYADMFGPTIGDKVRLADTELWIEVEDDLTTYGEEVKFGGGKVIRDGMGQGQMLAADCVDLVLTNALIVDHWGIVKADIGVKDGRIFAIGKAGNPDIQPNVTIPIGAATEVIAAEGKIVTAGGIDTHIHWICPQQAEEALVSGVTTMVGGGTGPAAGTHATTCTPGPWYISRMLQAADSLPVNIGLLGKGNVSQPDALREQVAAGVIGLKIHEDWGATPAAIDCALTVADEMDIQVALHSDTLNESGFVEDTLAAIGGRTIHTFHTEGAGGGHAPDIITACAHPNILPSSTNPTLPYTLNTIDEHLDMLMVCHHLDPDIAEDVAFAESRIRRETIAAEDVLHDLGAFSLTSSDSQAMGRVGEVVLRTWQVAHRMKVQRGALAEETGDNDNFRVKRYIAKYTINPALTHGIAHEVGSIEVGKLADLVVWSPAFFGVKPATVIKGGMIAIAPMGDINASIPTPQPVHYRPMFGALGSARHHCRLTFLSQAAADNGVAERLNLRSAIAVVKGCRTVQKADMVHNSLQPNITVDAQTYEVRVDGELITSEPAEVLPMAQRYFLF; this is encoded by the coding sequence ATGAGTAATATTTCACGCCAGGCCTATGCCGACATGTTCGGCCCCACCATCGGCGACAAGGTGCGCCTGGCCGATACCGAGCTGTGGATAGAGGTGGAGGACGATTTGACCACCTACGGGGAAGAGGTCAAATTCGGCGGCGGCAAAGTGATCCGCGACGGGATGGGTCAGGGACAGATGCTGGCCGCCGACTGTGTCGACCTGGTGCTCACCAATGCGCTGATCGTCGATCACTGGGGGATCGTTAAGGCCGATATCGGTGTGAAGGACGGTCGGATCTTCGCCATCGGCAAAGCCGGCAACCCCGACATTCAGCCCAACGTCACCATCCCCATCGGCGCCGCGACGGAAGTCATTGCCGCCGAAGGAAAAATCGTCACCGCCGGCGGGATCGATACCCATATTCACTGGATCTGTCCGCAGCAGGCGGAAGAGGCGCTGGTCTCCGGCGTGACCACCATGGTCGGCGGCGGCACCGGCCCGGCGGCGGGTACCCATGCCACCACCTGCACCCCGGGGCCATGGTATATCTCACGCATGCTGCAGGCGGCCGACAGCCTGCCGGTCAATATCGGCCTGCTGGGCAAGGGCAACGTTTCTCAGCCGGACGCTCTGCGCGAGCAGGTGGCGGCGGGCGTTATTGGCCTGAAGATCCATGAGGACTGGGGCGCCACCCCGGCGGCGATCGACTGCGCGTTAACCGTCGCCGATGAGATGGATATTCAGGTCGCGCTGCACAGCGACACGCTCAATGAGTCCGGTTTTGTGGAAGATACCCTCGCCGCCATCGGCGGGCGCACCATTCACACCTTCCATACCGAAGGGGCCGGCGGAGGCCATGCGCCGGATATCATCACCGCCTGCGCCCACCCGAACATTTTGCCGTCCTCCACCAACCCAACGCTGCCCTACACCCTTAACACCATCGATGAACATCTCGATATGCTGATGGTCTGCCACCATCTGGACCCGGACATCGCCGAGGACGTGGCCTTTGCCGAGTCGCGCATTCGCCGGGAAACCATCGCTGCGGAAGACGTGCTGCACGACCTTGGCGCCTTCTCGCTCACCTCCTCGGATTCGCAGGCCATGGGCCGCGTCGGGGAAGTGGTTCTCCGCACCTGGCAGGTGGCGCACCGCATGAAGGTGCAGCGCGGAGCGCTGGCGGAGGAGACCGGGGATAACGACAACTTCCGCGTGAAGCGCTACATCGCCAAATACACCATCAACCCGGCGCTGACCCACGGCATCGCACACGAAGTCGGCTCCATTGAGGTGGGTAAGCTGGCGGACCTTGTGGTCTGGTCGCCTGCCTTCTTCGGCGTGAAACCGGCCACCGTGATCAAAGGCGGCATGATCGCCATCGCGCCGATGGGCGATATCAATGCCTCTATTCCAACCCCGCAGCCGGTGCACTACCGTCCGATGTTTGGCGCGCTGGGCAGCGCCCGCCATCACTGCCGCCTCACCTTCCTGTCGCAGGCGGCGGCGGACAACGGCGTTGCCGAGCGGCTGAACCTGCGCAGCGCGATCGCCGTGGTGAAAGGCTGCCGTACGGTGCAGAAAGCCGACATGGTGCACAACAGCCTGCAGCCTAACATCACCGTCGACGCGCAGACTTATGAGGTGCGGGTGGATGGCGAACTCATCACCAGCGAGCCGGCAGAGGTTCTGCCGATGGCGCAACGTTATTTTCTGTTTTAA
- the plsY gene encoding glycerol-3-phosphate 1-O-acyltransferase PlsY gives MSAIAPGLVLLAYLCGSISSAILVCRLAGLPDPRDSGSGNPGATNVLRIGGKGAAVAVLIFDVLKGMLPVWGAWALGLTPFWLGLVAIAACVGHIWPVFFHFRGGKGVATAFGAIAPIGLDLTGVMAGTWLLTILLSGYSSLGAIVSALIAPFYVWWFKPQYTFPVSMLSCLILLRHHDNIQRLWRRQESKIWTRVKKKKTPEEK, from the coding sequence ATGAGTGCAATCGCGCCTGGACTGGTACTCCTCGCCTACCTCTGCGGCTCCATTTCCAGCGCCATTCTGGTATGTCGCCTTGCTGGCCTGCCCGACCCACGCGACAGCGGCTCAGGCAACCCCGGGGCCACTAACGTACTACGAATCGGCGGAAAAGGGGCGGCCGTAGCGGTACTTATTTTTGATGTGCTGAAGGGCATGCTGCCGGTATGGGGCGCTTGGGCGCTGGGCCTGACGCCGTTCTGGCTGGGTTTAGTGGCGATTGCCGCCTGCGTGGGCCACATCTGGCCAGTCTTCTTTCATTTCCGCGGCGGTAAAGGCGTCGCCACGGCCTTCGGCGCTATCGCCCCCATCGGCCTCGACCTGACCGGCGTGATGGCCGGGACCTGGCTGCTGACCATCCTGCTCAGCGGTTACTCTTCCCTTGGCGCTATCGTCAGCGCGCTGATCGCTCCGTTCTACGTCTGGTGGTTCAAACCGCAGTACACCTTCCCGGTGTCGATGCTCTCCTGCCTGATCCTGCTGCGCCATCACGACAACATTCAGCGTCTGTGGCGCCGCCAGGAGAGCAAAATCTGGACGCGGGTGAAGAAGAAAAAAACGCCAGAAGAGAAGTAA
- the dnaG gene encoding DNA primase, which yields MAGRIPRVFISDLLARTDIVDLIDARVKLKKQGKNFHACCPFHNEKTPSFTVNGEKQFYHCFGCGAHGNAIDFLMNYDKLEFVETVEELAAMHNLEVPYEAGNGPSQIERHQRQNLYQLLDGLNTFYQQSLMQPAADPARQYLAKRGLSSEVITRFAIGYAPPGWDNVLKRFGGNQENRQSLIDAGMLVTNDQGRSYDRFRERVMFPIRDKRGRVIGFGGRVLGDALPKYLNSPETDIFHKGRQLYGLYEAQQDNPEPPRLLVVEGYMDVVALAQYDINYAVASLGTSTTADHIQLLFRVTNNVICCYDGDRAGRDAAWRALETALPYMTDGRQLRFMFLPDGEDPDTLVRKEGKAAFEARMEQAQPLSTFLFNSLLPQVDLSTPDGRAQLSTLALPLITQVPGETLRIYLRQELGNKLGILDDAQLERLMPKQAENGAPRPAPQLKRTTMRILIGLLVQNPDLAPLVPPLEGLDSRKMPGLSLFGELVKSCLAQPGLTTGQLLEQYRGTKEAATLEKLSMWDDIADKDIAEQTFTDSLNHMFDSLLELRQEELIARDRTHGLSSEERRELWTISQELAKK from the coding sequence ATGGCTGGACGAATTCCACGTGTATTTATTAGCGATCTGCTTGCCAGAACCGACATCGTCGATCTGATCGATGCGCGGGTAAAGCTGAAAAAGCAGGGCAAAAATTTTCACGCGTGCTGTCCGTTCCATAACGAAAAAACCCCCTCTTTCACCGTCAACGGTGAAAAACAGTTTTACCACTGCTTCGGCTGCGGGGCGCACGGCAATGCTATCGATTTCCTGATGAACTACGACAAGCTCGAGTTCGTGGAAACGGTCGAAGAGCTGGCCGCCATGCACAACCTCGAAGTGCCTTATGAAGCAGGCAACGGACCCAGCCAGATAGAGCGCCATCAACGGCAGAACCTCTACCAGTTACTGGATGGTCTGAATACGTTTTATCAACAGTCTCTGATGCAGCCCGCCGCCGACCCTGCGCGCCAGTACCTGGCAAAACGGGGGTTAAGCAGCGAGGTGATTACGCGCTTTGCCATCGGCTATGCTCCCCCAGGTTGGGATAACGTTTTAAAACGTTTTGGCGGCAATCAGGAAAACCGCCAGTCGCTTATTGATGCCGGCATGCTGGTCACCAACGATCAGGGACGCAGTTACGATCGCTTCCGCGAACGGGTAATGTTTCCCATCCGCGATAAGCGAGGCCGGGTGATTGGGTTTGGCGGACGGGTGCTGGGCGATGCCCTGCCGAAGTATCTCAACTCCCCGGAAACCGACATATTCCATAAAGGCCGTCAGCTGTATGGCCTGTATGAAGCGCAGCAGGACAACCCCGAACCACCGCGGTTGCTGGTTGTCGAAGGCTATATGGACGTCGTGGCGCTGGCGCAGTACGACATCAACTATGCTGTCGCCTCGCTGGGTACCTCGACCACGGCCGACCATATCCAGCTGCTGTTCCGGGTGACCAATAACGTCATCTGCTGCTACGACGGCGACCGGGCCGGCCGCGATGCCGCCTGGCGCGCGCTGGAGACGGCGCTGCCGTACATGACCGATGGTCGCCAGCTGCGCTTTATGTTTCTGCCTGACGGCGAAGACCCGGATACGCTGGTGCGTAAAGAGGGCAAAGCGGCGTTCGAGGCGCGGATGGAGCAGGCTCAGCCGCTCTCCACGTTCTTGTTTAACAGCCTGCTGCCGCAGGTCGACCTCAGCACGCCGGACGGGCGCGCGCAGCTGAGCACGCTGGCGCTGCCGCTGATAACCCAGGTGCCGGGCGAAACCCTGCGCATCTATTTGCGTCAGGAGCTGGGCAACAAGCTGGGCATTTTAGATGACGCCCAGCTTGAACGTTTAATGCCAAAACAGGCGGAAAATGGCGCGCCGCGCCCCGCACCACAGCTAAAACGCACGACCATGCGTATACTGATAGGACTGCTGGTGCAAAACCCGGATCTGGCGCCGTTAGTCCCACCGCTGGAGGGGCTGGACTCGCGCAAAATGCCGGGGCTGAGCCTGTTCGGCGAGCTGGTGAAAAGCTGTCTGGCGCAGCCTGGTCTGACAACCGGGCAACTTTTAGAGCAATATCGCGGCACAAAAGAGGCCGCAACCCTTGAAAAACTGTCGATGTGGGACGATATAGCAGATAAAGATATCGCTGAACAAACCTTCACCGACTCGCTCAACCATATGTTTGATTCACTGCTGGAACTGCGACAGGAAGAGTTGATAGCTCGCGATCGCACACACGGTTTAAGCAGTGAGGAACGCCGGGAGCTCTGGACCATCAGCCAGGAGCTGGCGAAGAAATAA
- a CDS encoding urease accessory protein UreF yields MSTAEQRLRLMQLASSNLPVGGYSWSQGLEWAVEAGWVPDVAAFERWQRRQMTEGFFTVDLPLFARLYRACEQGDIAAARRWTAYLLACRETRELREEERNRGAAFARLLGDWQPDCPPPWRTLCQQSQLAGMAWLGVRWRIALPEMALSLGYSWIESAVMAGVKLVPFGQQAAQQLILRLCDHYAAAMPRALAAPDGDIGSATPLAAIASARHETQYSRLFRS; encoded by the coding sequence ATGTCGACAGCGGAACAACGCCTGCGGCTGATGCAGCTGGCCAGCAGCAACCTGCCGGTAGGGGGTTACAGCTGGTCCCAGGGGCTGGAGTGGGCTGTGGAAGCCGGATGGGTGCCGGACGTCGCGGCCTTCGAGCGCTGGCAGCGACGGCAGATGACGGAAGGCTTTTTTACCGTCGACCTGCCGCTGTTCGCCCGCCTGTACCGCGCCTGCGAACAAGGCGATATCGCCGCGGCCCGGCGCTGGACGGCTTATCTGCTGGCCTGCCGGGAGACCCGTGAACTGCGGGAGGAAGAGCGCAACCGCGGCGCGGCGTTTGCCCGCCTGCTTGGCGACTGGCAGCCGGACTGTCCACCGCCGTGGCGCACGCTGTGCCAGCAAAGCCAGCTCGCCGGGATGGCCTGGCTCGGCGTGCGCTGGCGCATCGCGCTGCCCGAGATGGCCCTAAGCCTGGGCTACAGCTGGATTGAGAGCGCCGTGATGGCCGGCGTTAAGCTGGTGCCCTTCGGCCAGCAGGCCGCTCAACAGCTGATTTTACGTCTTTGCGACCACTACGCGGCGGCGATGCCCCGCGCGCTGGCCGCGCCGGACGGCGATATCGGATCGGCCACGCCGCTCGCCGCCATCGCCTCTGCCCGGCATGAAACCCAATACTCCCGATTATTCCGTTCCTAG
- the rpsU gene encoding 30S ribosomal protein S21 gives MPVIKVRENEPFDVALRRFKRSCEKAGVLAEVRRREFYEKPTTERKRAKASAVKRHAKKLARENARRTRLY, from the coding sequence ATGCCGGTAATTAAAGTACGTGAAAACGAGCCGTTCGACGTAGCTCTGCGTCGCTTCAAGCGTTCCTGCGAAAAAGCAGGTGTTCTGGCGGAAGTTCGTCGTCGTGAGTTCTATGAAAAACCGACTACCGAACGTAAGCGCGCTAAAGCTTCTGCAGTGAAACGTCACGCGAAGAAACTGGCTCGCGAAAACGCACGCCGTACTCGTCTGTACTAA
- the ureG gene encoding urease accessory protein UreG, translating to MNSYKHPLRVGVGGPVGSGKTALLEALCKAMRDTWQLAVVTNDIYTKEDQRILTEAGALAPERIVGVETGGCPHTAIREDASMNLAAVEALSEKFGNLDLIFVESGGDNLSATFSPELADLTIYVIDVAEGEKIPRKGGPGITKSDFLVINKTDLAPYVGASLEVMASDTQRMRGDRPWTFTNLKRGDGLSTIIAFLEDKGMLGK from the coding sequence ATGAATTCTTATAAACACCCGCTGCGCGTCGGCGTTGGCGGCCCGGTCGGCTCCGGTAAAACCGCCCTGCTGGAAGCGCTGTGCAAAGCGATGCGCGATACCTGGCAGCTGGCGGTGGTCACCAACGACATCTACACCAAAGAAGATCAGCGCATCCTCACTGAAGCGGGCGCGCTGGCGCCTGAACGCATTGTCGGGGTGGAAACCGGCGGCTGCCCGCACACGGCGATCCGTGAAGATGCCTCGATGAACCTCGCCGCGGTGGAAGCGCTGAGTGAAAAGTTCGGTAACCTCGACCTTATCTTCGTGGAAAGCGGCGGCGATAACCTGAGCGCCACCTTCAGCCCGGAGCTGGCGGATCTGACCATCTATGTTATCGACGTGGCCGAAGGGGAGAAGATCCCGCGCAAAGGCGGGCCGGGGATCACCAAATCCGATTTTCTGGTGATCAATAAAACCGACCTTGCCCCCTATGTGGGCGCTTCACTGGAGGTGATGGCGAGCGATACCCAGCGTATGCGCGGCGATCGCCCATGGACCTTCACCAACCTGAAGCGTGGCGACGGCCTGAGCACCATTATTGCCTTCCTCGAAGACAAAGGCATGCTCGGCAAATAG
- the tsaD gene encoding tRNA (adenosine(37)-N6)-threonylcarbamoyltransferase complex transferase subunit TsaD yields the protein MRVLGIETSCDETGIAIYDDQQGLLANQLYSQVKLHADYGGVVPELASRDHVRKTVPLIQAALKEAGLTAKDIDAVAYTAGPGLVGALLVGATVGRSLAFAWNVPAIPVHHMEGHLLAPMLEDNPPAFPFVALLVSGGHTQLISVTGIGQYELLGESIDDAAGEAFDKTAKLLGLDYPGGPMLSKMASQGTEGRFVFPRPMTDRPGLDFSFSGLKTFAANTIRSNGDDEQTRADIARAFEDAVVDTLMIKCRRALEQTGFKRLVMAGGVSANRTLRAKLAEMMQKRGGEVFYARPEFCTDNGAMIAYAGMVRLQTGAKAELGVTVRPRWPLAELPAA from the coding sequence ATGCGTGTACTGGGCATTGAAACATCCTGCGATGAAACCGGCATCGCGATTTATGACGACCAGCAAGGTCTGTTAGCCAACCAACTGTATAGTCAGGTGAAACTGCATGCGGACTACGGCGGCGTGGTGCCGGAGCTGGCATCGCGCGACCACGTGCGCAAAACGGTGCCGCTTATCCAGGCGGCGCTGAAAGAGGCCGGTCTGACGGCGAAAGATATCGATGCCGTCGCCTATACGGCGGGTCCTGGCCTGGTGGGGGCGCTGCTGGTCGGCGCCACCGTGGGCCGGTCGCTGGCCTTCGCCTGGAACGTGCCGGCGATTCCGGTACACCATATGGAAGGGCACCTGCTGGCGCCGATGCTGGAAGATAACCCGCCAGCGTTCCCGTTCGTCGCGCTGCTGGTCTCCGGCGGTCATACTCAGCTGATCAGCGTCACCGGCATCGGCCAGTACGAGCTTCTGGGCGAGTCGATTGACGATGCGGCGGGCGAAGCCTTTGATAAAACCGCGAAACTGCTGGGGCTGGATTATCCCGGCGGGCCGATGCTGTCGAAAATGGCGTCCCAGGGTACTGAAGGCCGCTTCGTCTTCCCGCGTCCGATGACCGACCGTCCGGGGCTGGACTTCAGCTTCTCCGGTCTGAAAACCTTCGCCGCCAATACCATTCGCAGCAACGGCGACGATGAGCAAACCCGCGCCGACATCGCCCGCGCGTTTGAGGATGCGGTCGTCGATACGCTAATGATTAAATGTCGCCGCGCGCTGGAGCAAACCGGCTTTAAGCGTCTGGTGATGGCGGGAGGCGTGAGCGCCAACCGCACCCTGCGGGCGAAGCTGGCGGAGATGATGCAAAAACGCGGCGGCGAGGTGTTCTACGCCCGCCCTGAGTTCTGTACCGATAACGGCGCGATGATCGCCTACGCCGGCATGGTGCGTCTGCAAACCGGCGCCAAAGCCGAGCTCGGCGTGACGGTCCGCCCGCGCTGGCCGCTGGCCGAGCTGCCTGCCGCCTAA
- a CDS encoding urease subunit beta has translation MIPGEYHVKPGQIALNTGRATCRVVVENHGDRPIQVGSHYHFAEVNPALKFNRQQATGYRLNIPAGTAVRFEPGQKREVELVAFAGHRAVFGFRGEVMGPLEANDE, from the coding sequence ATGATCCCCGGTGAATATCACGTTAAGCCCGGCCAGATAGCCCTCAACACCGGCCGGGCGACCTGTCGCGTGGTCGTTGAAAACCACGGCGATCGGCCGATTCAGGTCGGTTCGCACTACCATTTCGCCGAGGTCAACCCGGCGCTGAAGTTCAACCGTCAGCAGGCCACCGGCTATCGCCTGAATATCCCGGCCGGCACGGCGGTACGCTTTGAACCTGGCCAGAAACGCGAGGTTGAGCTGGTGGCCTTCGCCGGTCACCGCGCCGTTTTCGGCTTCCGCGGCGAGGTCATGGGCCCTCTGGAGGCAAACGATGAGTAA
- a CDS encoding urease accessory protein UreD — protein sequence MHGTVLPPLKKGWQATLDLRFQQAGGKTVLASAQHVGPLTVQRPFYPEEETCHLYLLHPPGGIVGGDELTISAHLDPGCHTLITMPGASKFYRSSGAQALLRQQLTLAPQATLEWLPQDAIFFPGANARLSTTFHLCASSTLLAWDLLCLGRPVIGETFSHGTLSNRLEVWVDDEPLLVERLHLQEGELSSVAGRPWVGTLLCYPATDALLDGVRDALAPLGLYAGASLTDRLLTVRFLSDDNLVCQQVMRDVWQFLRPHLTGKSPVLPRIWLT from the coding sequence TTGCACGGCACCGTGTTACCACCACTCAAAAAAGGCTGGCAGGCCACGCTGGATCTGCGCTTTCAGCAGGCCGGCGGCAAGACCGTTCTCGCCAGCGCCCAACACGTCGGCCCGCTGACCGTCCAGCGCCCGTTTTACCCGGAAGAAGAGACCTGTCATCTCTATCTGCTTCATCCCCCCGGCGGCATCGTCGGCGGTGATGAGCTGACGATTAGCGCCCACCTTGATCCCGGCTGCCATACCCTGATAACCATGCCTGGCGCCAGCAAGTTTTACCGCAGCAGCGGCGCGCAAGCGCTTTTGCGCCAGCAGTTGACCCTCGCCCCGCAGGCGACCCTGGAGTGGCTCCCGCAGGATGCCATCTTCTTTCCCGGGGCGAACGCCCGGCTGTCCACCACCTTTCACCTTTGTGCCTCCAGCACGCTGCTGGCCTGGGATCTGCTCTGCCTTGGCCGCCCGGTGATTGGCGAAACCTTCAGCCACGGCACCCTCAGCAACCGGCTGGAGGTATGGGTGGACGATGAGCCGCTGCTGGTCGAGCGCCTGCACCTGCAGGAGGGAGAGCTGTCCAGCGTCGCCGGACGCCCCTGGGTCGGCACGCTGCTGTGCTATCCGGCAACCGATGCCCTGCTCGACGGGGTGCGCGACGCGCTGGCGCCGCTCGGCCTCTACGCCGGCGCCAGCCTGACCGACCGCCTGCTGACGGTGCGCTTCCTCAGTGACGATAATCTGGTTTGCCAGCAGGTGATGCGCGACGTCTGGCAGTTTCTGCGCCCTCATCTCACCGGCAAATCCCCCGTACTTCCCCGAATCTGGCTGACTTAA
- a CDS encoding urease subunit gamma: protein MELTPREKDKLLLFTAALVAERRLARGLKLNYPESVALISAFIMEGARDGKSVASLMEEGRHVLTREQVMEGVPEMIPDIQVEATFPDGSKLVTVHNPII, encoded by the coding sequence ATGGAACTGACCCCCCGAGAAAAAGACAAGCTGTTGCTGTTTACCGCCGCGCTGGTGGCGGAACGCCGCCTGGCCCGCGGCCTGAAGCTCAACTATCCGGAGTCCGTGGCCCTGATCAGCGCCTTTATTATGGAAGGCGCCCGCGACGGCAAAAGCGTGGCCTCGCTGATGGAGGAAGGCCGTCACGTCCTGACCCGCGAGCAGGTGATGGAGGGCGTCCCGGAAATGATCCCGGATATCCAGGTCGAAGCCACCTTCCCGGACGGCTCGAAGCTGGTCACCGTTCACAACCCGATTATCTGA
- the ureE gene encoding urease accessory protein UreE: protein MLYLTQRLETPAAATASVTLPIDVRVKSRVKVTLNDGREAGLLLPRGLLLRGGDVLSNENGTEFVQVIAADEGVSVVRCDDPFMLAKACYHLGNRHVPLQIMPGELRYHHDHVLDDMLRQFGLTVTFGQLPFEPEAGAYASESHGHHHAHHDHHAHSH from the coding sequence ATGCTTTATTTAACTCAACGTCTGGAGACCCCCGCCGCCGCGACCGCCAGCGTTACGCTGCCGATTGATGTTCGCGTCAAAAGCCGGGTAAAAGTCACCCTCAACGATGGCCGGGAAGCCGGCCTGCTGCTGCCCCGCGGGCTGCTGCTGCGCGGCGGCGATGTGCTCAGCAACGAAAACGGCACCGAATTTGTGCAGGTGATTGCCGCTGATGAAGGAGTGTCGGTGGTGCGCTGCGACGATCCGTTTATGCTGGCGAAGGCCTGCTACCACCTCGGCAATCGTCACGTACCGCTGCAGATTATGCCGGGCGAGCTGCGCTACCATCACGATCACGTGCTGGACGATATGCTGCGCCAGTTCGGCCTGACGGTGACCTTTGGCCAGCTGCCGTTCGAGCCGGAAGCCGGCGCTTACGCCAGCGAAAGCCACGGTCATCATCATGCTCATCATGACCACCACGCTCACAGCCACTAG